The following proteins come from a genomic window of Pyxidicoccus sp. MSG2:
- a CDS encoding ATP-binding protein, which translates to MAMRDMGAKATGEACGVCGGRTYVLERRGDVAMARVCACSESCSVCGGRGHVLVEREGVFSQKMGPRLYEVMEPCVCTRRRRRVSLFNDVGLPGVVSHASFDNYRAFNEAQDRGRGVAMHFGHQYVKGGTDAKGGPAKGFILSGPVGTGKTHLMAATLAHLVLEVGVRARYVEISLLYATIRRGFQDGKSGGEIIGPLSDVEVLAIDELGKGRGSPFEMETLDELIARRYNAGRTTLFATNYSLEPEKKAVRAPAPTGYRTTEDSRNAAREAELLRERVGERIYSRLCEMCTFVELPRDTPDRRRTRQEMDSPLHHAPGGMRSAGR; encoded by the coding sequence ATGGCAATGCGCGACATGGGTGCGAAGGCGACGGGCGAGGCGTGTGGGGTGTGCGGTGGGCGGACCTACGTGCTCGAGCGGCGTGGGGATGTGGCCATGGCGCGGGTGTGCGCGTGCTCGGAGAGCTGCTCCGTGTGCGGCGGGCGCGGGCACGTGCTGGTGGAGCGCGAAGGCGTGTTCAGCCAGAAGATGGGCCCCCGGCTCTACGAGGTGATGGAGCCGTGCGTGTGCACGCGGCGGCGGCGGCGCGTGTCCCTCTTCAACGACGTGGGGCTGCCCGGCGTCGTGTCGCACGCGAGCTTCGACAACTACCGGGCCTTCAACGAGGCGCAGGACCGGGGCCGCGGCGTGGCCATGCACTTCGGTCACCAGTACGTGAAGGGCGGCACGGACGCGAAGGGAGGCCCCGCGAAGGGCTTCATCCTCAGCGGCCCGGTGGGCACCGGGAAGACGCACCTGATGGCGGCCACGCTCGCGCACCTGGTGCTGGAAGTCGGCGTCCGGGCCCGCTACGTGGAGATTTCCCTGCTGTACGCCACCATCCGGCGGGGCTTCCAGGACGGCAAGAGCGGCGGTGAAATCATCGGCCCGCTGTCGGACGTGGAGGTGCTGGCCATCGACGAGCTGGGCAAGGGACGCGGCAGCCCGTTCGAGATGGAGACGCTCGATGAGCTGATTGCCCGCCGCTACAACGCGGGCCGCACCACGCTGTTCGCGACGAACTACTCGCTGGAGCCGGAGAAGAAGGCCGTGCGCGCCCCGGCGCCCACGGGCTACCGGACGACGGAGGACTCGCGCAACGCCGCGCGCGAGGCGGAGCTGTTGCGCGAGCGCGTGGGTGAGCGCATCTACAGCCGCCTCTGCGAGATGTGCACCTTCGTGGAGCTGCCCCGCGACACGCCGGACCGGCGCCGCACGCGCCAGGAGATGGACTCACCGCTGCACCACGCGCCGGGCGGGATGCGCAGCGCGGGGCGGTGA
- a CDS encoding tetratricopeptide repeat protein, with protein MRRSLLVCLVLLATASAAQEKKATRDADLGRKSATAVDKSLAGDITREKKKEEVAPALQYDQFRLGVELQVASKRREQIQSLKKIISLSPDQKEVPSLLFRLGEFYWEESKFYFFEANRKDDELIKAMNRNDAMGQQRAKAEKAELTAKQKEYGKLAVEQYTKIVQEHPKFERTDEVLFFLGQYLMEEGQERKALVAFKRLVEKYPQSKYIPDAYLAFGEYYFNNSKGKRPELEKALVAYKKAAEFPESQVYAFALYKQGWCHYNMGDYEGAKDKFKTVVLYGELAGASAVEKDGGKSGKSSLVREARTDYVRAYANQGDVAQARAEFGKVATNPDDRFTMLKQLANLYYGDGKDREAAITFNGLIKEKPLSPEAPGFQGKIVDCVLRMGNKERTVAQVRRLVKIMKEVESSGVIKDDKDKKLLAEAKELSERTLSNLAVTWHNEGKKTRNEETFKYADAVYSDYLTLFPENPKAYDLRFFWAELLNDNLQNYDKAAANYTLVVLQDAKVLEAKDDKGKAKPGKPGKWLQNAAYNAVLAYDEVVKAGEARGEDKSVAGSDITKKATIPPLKKALLDACERYLKYVPKGDKRVEIAFKAANIYYRHNHFDEAVLRFSEIALGYPEYKFENGERASEIAANLILDSYNLLQDFSKVNEWARRFYANDKLAVGKFREDLAKIIEQSSFKLVSQLEEKKEFQKAAEAYLAFVKDFPQTEIADLALYNASVDYYKAKQLDKTIEVRKSLFAKYPRSKYVPDSIYANAEALEAIGDFEDAAATYEAYVRGYERSVSEKGAGKARGKKGGDEKPAVPQKWEESKAQVALFNASTYRAGLGQTKAALKNREHYLELWPKAKDADEIRLSIIDLTGKAGGGMRAIKMLEEYERDNMRSASKFLTAEGRIIDLYKKMGKSRDVSRMYKRVYEHFDQLPRRVQTTLEKPALATSAQAQFLSVDLDWQEYKRLKLYWGAPPSPDRFRASIQDKSKALQVVEKKYVQTVALGAPESAICALNRIGLAYDHFADRVINAPMPRGLDEEAQQALRDEFANQAQPLKDKATEAFAATVSKSRELDVYNDCAAESLKMLRTTYAPDRFPDMPEEKVALKGREHLIGGDLLAAIQDVPPPAPKAAAESQKAKAAELNEDLTDLTAQLRSQTETQVDSKPAASKDGAAPTKQGTADEEPEDFL; from the coding sequence ATGCGCCGTTCGCTACTCGTCTGCCTCGTGCTCCTGGCCACGGCGTCCGCCGCCCAGGAAAAGAAAGCCACGCGCGATGCCGATCTCGGCCGGAAGTCCGCCACCGCGGTGGACAAGTCCCTGGCCGGTGACATCACCCGTGAAAAGAAGAAGGAGGAGGTCGCACCCGCGCTCCAGTACGACCAGTTCCGGCTGGGCGTGGAGCTGCAGGTGGCCTCCAAGCGCCGCGAGCAGATCCAGTCGCTGAAGAAGATCATCTCCCTGTCGCCGGATCAGAAGGAGGTCCCCAGCCTCCTGTTCCGCCTGGGCGAGTTCTACTGGGAGGAGTCGAAGTTCTACTTCTTCGAGGCCAACCGGAAGGACGACGAGCTCATCAAGGCGATGAACCGCAACGACGCCATGGGCCAGCAGCGCGCCAAGGCGGAGAAGGCGGAGCTCACCGCGAAGCAGAAGGAGTACGGCAAGCTCGCCGTCGAGCAGTACACGAAGATCGTCCAGGAGCACCCGAAGTTCGAGCGCACCGACGAGGTGCTCTTCTTCCTCGGCCAGTACCTCATGGAGGAGGGCCAGGAGCGCAAGGCGCTCGTGGCCTTCAAGCGGCTGGTGGAGAAGTATCCCCAGTCCAAGTACATCCCCGACGCCTACCTGGCGTTCGGCGAGTACTACTTCAACAACTCCAAGGGAAAGCGCCCGGAGCTGGAGAAGGCGCTCGTGGCCTACAAGAAGGCCGCCGAGTTCCCCGAGAGCCAGGTGTACGCCTTCGCCCTCTACAAGCAGGGCTGGTGTCACTACAACATGGGCGACTACGAGGGCGCCAAGGACAAGTTCAAGACGGTGGTGCTCTACGGCGAGCTGGCCGGCGCCAGCGCGGTGGAGAAGGACGGCGGCAAGAGCGGCAAGAGCTCGCTGGTGCGCGAGGCGCGCACCGACTACGTGCGCGCGTACGCGAACCAGGGTGACGTGGCCCAGGCCCGCGCGGAATTCGGCAAGGTGGCCACCAACCCCGACGACCGCTTCACGATGCTGAAGCAGCTCGCGAACCTCTATTACGGGGACGGCAAGGACCGCGAGGCGGCGATCACCTTCAACGGCCTCATCAAGGAGAAGCCGCTGTCGCCCGAGGCGCCCGGCTTCCAGGGGAAGATCGTCGACTGCGTCCTCCGCATGGGCAACAAGGAGCGCACCGTGGCCCAGGTGCGCCGGCTCGTGAAGATCATGAAGGAGGTCGAGTCCTCCGGCGTCATCAAGGACGACAAGGACAAGAAGCTCCTGGCGGAGGCGAAGGAGCTCTCCGAGCGCACGCTGTCCAACCTCGCCGTCACCTGGCACAACGAGGGCAAGAAGACGCGCAACGAGGAGACGTTCAAGTACGCGGACGCCGTGTACAGCGACTACCTCACGCTCTTCCCGGAGAACCCCAAGGCGTACGACCTGCGCTTCTTCTGGGCGGAGCTCCTCAACGACAACCTGCAGAACTACGACAAGGCCGCCGCCAACTACACGCTCGTCGTCCTCCAGGACGCGAAGGTGCTGGAGGCCAAGGACGACAAGGGCAAGGCGAAGCCGGGCAAGCCGGGCAAGTGGCTGCAGAACGCCGCCTACAACGCGGTGCTCGCCTACGACGAAGTGGTGAAGGCCGGCGAGGCGCGCGGCGAGGACAAGAGCGTGGCGGGCTCGGACATCACCAAGAAGGCCACCATCCCCCCGCTGAAGAAGGCGCTGCTCGACGCGTGCGAGCGCTACCTCAAGTACGTGCCCAAGGGCGACAAGCGGGTGGAGATCGCCTTCAAGGCGGCCAACATCTACTACCGCCACAACCACTTCGACGAGGCGGTGCTGCGCTTCAGCGAAATCGCGCTGGGCTACCCCGAGTACAAGTTCGAGAACGGCGAGCGCGCTTCGGAAATCGCCGCCAACCTCATCCTCGACTCGTACAACCTGCTGCAGGACTTCTCGAAGGTGAACGAGTGGGCGCGGCGCTTCTACGCCAACGACAAGCTGGCGGTGGGCAAGTTCCGCGAGGACCTGGCCAAGATCATCGAGCAGTCGTCCTTCAAGCTCGTCAGCCAGCTGGAGGAGAAGAAGGAGTTCCAGAAGGCGGCCGAGGCGTACCTCGCCTTCGTGAAGGACTTCCCGCAGACGGAGATCGCCGACCTGGCGCTCTACAACGCGTCCGTCGACTACTACAAGGCGAAGCAGCTGGATAAGACCATCGAGGTCCGCAAGAGCCTGTTCGCGAAGTACCCGCGGTCCAAGTACGTGCCGGACTCCATCTACGCCAACGCGGAGGCGCTGGAGGCCATCGGCGACTTCGAGGACGCGGCGGCCACCTACGAGGCCTACGTGCGCGGCTACGAGCGCAGCGTGTCGGAGAAGGGCGCCGGCAAGGCGCGCGGCAAGAAGGGCGGCGACGAGAAGCCCGCCGTCCCGCAGAAGTGGGAGGAGTCGAAGGCGCAGGTGGCGCTGTTCAACGCCTCCACGTACCGCGCGGGGCTGGGCCAGACGAAGGCGGCGCTGAAGAACCGCGAGCACTACCTGGAGCTGTGGCCCAAGGCGAAGGACGCGGATGAGATCCGCCTGTCCATCATCGACCTGACGGGCAAGGCCGGCGGTGGCATGCGCGCCATCAAGATGCTGGAAGAGTACGAGCGCGACAACATGCGCTCGGCCAGCAAGTTCCTCACGGCCGAGGGGCGCATCATCGACCTCTACAAGAAGATGGGGAAGTCGCGGGACGTGTCGCGCATGTACAAGCGCGTCTACGAGCACTTCGACCAGCTGCCCCGCCGCGTGCAGACGACGCTGGAGAAGCCGGCGCTGGCCACCTCCGCGCAGGCGCAGTTCCTCTCCGTGGACCTGGACTGGCAGGAGTACAAGCGGCTGAAGCTGTACTGGGGCGCGCCGCCGTCGCCGGACCGCTTCCGCGCCAGCATCCAGGACAAGAGCAAGGCGCTGCAGGTGGTGGAGAAGAAGTACGTGCAGACGGTGGCCCTGGGCGCGCCCGAGTCCGCCATCTGCGCGCTCAATCGCATCGGCCTCGCGTATGACCACTTCGCCGACCGCGTCATCAACGCGCCCATGCCGCGCGGGCTGGACGAGGAGGCGCAGCAGGCCCTGCGCGACGAGTTCGCCAACCAGGCCCAGCCGCTGAAGGACAAGGCCACCGAGGCCTTCGCCGCCACGGTGAGCAAGAGCCGCGAGCTGGACGTGTACAACGACTGCGCCGCGGAGAGTCTGAAGATGCTGCGCACCACCTACGCGCCGGACCGCTTCCCGGACATGCCGGAGGAGAAGGTGGCGCTCAAGGGCCGCGAGCACCTCATCGGGGGTGACTTGCTGGCCGCCATCCAGGACGTGCCCCCGCCGGCCCCCAAGGCCGCCGCGGAGTCGCAGAAGGCCAAGGCGGCGGAGCTGAACGAGGACCTCACGGACCTCACCGCGCAGCTGCGCTCGCAGACAGAGACCCAGGTGGACTCCAAGCCCGCCGCCTCCAAGGACGGGGCCGCGCCCACGAAGCAGGGCACGGCTGACGAGGAGCCGGAGGACTTCCTCTAA
- the gltE gene encoding adventurous gliding motility TPR repeat lipoprotein GltE produces MNRTMTHTMRLFPLLVATSLVAAGCTASKATGPTPPVKSPTAQTPGKEPAPPPISNTAKARFEDAVKAFDAQKKAKAFDYPTLERKFKLALESDTNFAEAHYNLGVIAERQGKNDEARAQYKQALAKKPSLRQAAENLAVMEQNGGNVAGAVALYQEVLQRYPDDAQSRARLAEIYRQQGDHDKAMELSRGALMRDPQSTTALKVMIRSYLDRKQLAMAKLVALRGVKLDATDPELHHAVGLILLKEGDKDEARLSFKKALEVRDDYVPSHVAMAQLSLESEDYTGAEEHLRRVLQADGKNATAHLNLGVAYKGQGQFDKAMQEYDEAEKLDPELAAVSLNRAIILHKVKDAPERAVELYKKYIAMAGGDVALSAESPVFGLLREAEAIVNAKREAKHAEDQAKQMEELQKKQQAQMQAADKQAAPAPQPAGTVTPASATGTSPQATPAGGTVTPAPAPAPEAAPAGGATEKKNAGTADPSEPEDDLL; encoded by the coding sequence ATGAACCGGACGATGACTCACACCATGCGCCTGTTCCCCCTTCTGGTCGCCACGTCGCTCGTGGCCGCCGGCTGCACGGCCTCCAAGGCCACCGGCCCCACCCCGCCGGTGAAGTCCCCCACGGCGCAGACGCCCGGCAAGGAGCCGGCGCCCCCGCCCATCTCCAACACGGCCAAGGCCCGCTTCGAGGACGCCGTGAAGGCGTTCGACGCGCAGAAGAAGGCGAAGGCGTTCGACTACCCGACGCTGGAGCGCAAGTTCAAGCTGGCGCTGGAGTCCGACACGAACTTCGCCGAGGCCCACTACAACCTCGGTGTCATCGCCGAGCGCCAGGGCAAGAATGACGAGGCCCGCGCGCAGTACAAGCAGGCCCTCGCCAAGAAGCCCTCGCTGCGCCAGGCCGCGGAGAACCTGGCCGTCATGGAGCAGAACGGCGGCAACGTGGCCGGCGCGGTGGCCCTCTACCAGGAGGTGCTGCAGCGCTACCCGGACGACGCCCAGTCCCGCGCCCGCCTGGCGGAGATCTACCGGCAGCAGGGAGACCACGACAAGGCGATGGAGCTGTCCCGCGGCGCGCTGATGCGCGATCCGCAGTCCACCACCGCGCTGAAGGTGATGATTCGCAGCTACCTGGACCGCAAGCAGCTGGCCATGGCGAAGCTGGTGGCGCTGCGTGGCGTGAAGCTGGACGCAACGGACCCGGAGCTGCACCACGCCGTGGGCCTCATCCTCCTCAAGGAAGGGGACAAGGACGAGGCGCGGCTGTCCTTCAAGAAGGCGCTGGAGGTGCGTGACGACTACGTGCCCTCGCACGTGGCCATGGCGCAGCTGTCCCTGGAGTCGGAGGACTACACCGGCGCCGAGGAGCACCTGCGCCGCGTCCTCCAGGCGGACGGGAAGAACGCCACCGCGCACCTCAACCTGGGCGTCGCGTACAAGGGCCAGGGCCAGTTCGACAAGGCCATGCAGGAGTACGACGAGGCGGAGAAGCTGGACCCCGAGCTCGCGGCGGTGAGCCTCAACCGCGCCATCATCCTCCACAAGGTGAAGGACGCCCCCGAGCGCGCCGTGGAGCTGTACAAGAAGTACATCGCCATGGCCGGCGGCGACGTGGCCCTGTCCGCCGAGTCGCCCGTGTTCGGGCTGCTGCGCGAGGCGGAGGCCATCGTCAACGCCAAGCGCGAGGCGAAGCACGCCGAGGACCAGGCGAAGCAGATGGAGGAGCTGCAGAAGAAGCAGCAGGCCCAGATGCAGGCCGCGGACAAGCAGGCCGCCCCGGCCCCGCAGCCCGCGGGCACCGTGACGCCCGCCTCCGCCACCGGTACCTCCCCGCAGGCCACGCCCGCCGGCGGTACCGTCACCCCGGCCCCCGCGCCCGCCCCCGAGGCGGCCCCGGCGGGTGGGGCGACTGAAAAGAAGAATGCAGGCACGGCGGATCCTTCGGAGCCCGAAGACGACCTGCTGTGA
- the cglF gene encoding adventurous gliding motility protein CglF produces the protein MRKALMLCAVLAVAPAFAQDEGNKSQGGGSGEGNVRYSKTTNIDFEDDTIEGDLTKPDGEYIEARDKVKHSNLIRIREDFEDKVMQSVGEL, from the coding sequence ATGCGGAAGGCTCTGATGCTGTGCGCGGTCCTTGCTGTGGCTCCGGCCTTCGCCCAGGACGAGGGCAACAAGTCCCAGGGCGGTGGGAGTGGAGAGGGCAATGTGCGCTACTCCAAGACCACGAACATCGACTTCGAGGACGACACCATCGAAGGCGACCTCACGAAGCCCGATGGCGAGTACATCGAGGCGCGCGACAAGGTGAAGCACTCGAACCTCATCCGCATCCGCGAGGACTTCGAGGACAAGGTGATGCAGTCCGTGGGGGAGCTGTAG
- the gltG gene encoding adventurous gliding motility protein GltG, whose protein sequence is MAVPLTLKVFKGDSLVASKDYERDIIKIGRLSSAHLCLEDEKVSRIHSVIEVATDGAMSIIDMGSVEGTYVNGKRVNKGQLTFGDEIRVGGTTIRLENPAAVAAANLAVAVAGTDETTEKNPVLGAQTPAVGLAQAAAAVPPAAAATGALDASFAATQQNAVAPAAEPVPVAVAAPAAPAVEAAPRVRTVRKSKSNGPMGVGLRFAWGDQRVGEFFIPPGAKRAFTVGSASDVDFIMGDAKLGAPKFEVLRADGQSFSVRFTGKMKGELTRKGDTKDLKEVIESGKASHEGDAYTVTLDAEDFLWVDLGGVTLEAAFQPVPKRVVAPIGESLDYTALNIFLVMFFAATAFVITAMNRPGDDDMYADELSADNARIAKLIIKPPEAQKNKFLERLNQQKEAKKSGEMAAKSRGEEGQMGKKDAAKTNNRTAPKGDPSKKDEARALTAKIFGSGKGGISTVFGKNGLGGDLKSAMGNMFGAKAGDSGGFGGLGLRGGGGGGGGTGDSVGIGAVGTKGRGGGTGTYGNGVGVLGGKQSVDVGITSSEPEVMGSLDKELIRKVIQMNRGQIRYCYESLLNRFPKLGGKVSVKFVITGTGSVASSSVAQSTAGNAELETCVAGRVRTWKFPEPKGGGVVVVTYPFIFKQAGE, encoded by the coding sequence ATGGCCGTTCCTCTGACACTCAAGGTCTTCAAGGGCGACTCGCTGGTCGCCTCCAAGGACTACGAGCGCGACATCATCAAGATTGGCCGTCTCTCTTCCGCGCACCTGTGCCTGGAGGACGAGAAGGTCAGCCGAATCCACTCCGTCATCGAGGTCGCCACCGACGGCGCCATGTCCATCATCGACATGGGCAGCGTCGAGGGCACGTACGTCAACGGCAAGCGCGTCAACAAGGGGCAGCTGACCTTCGGTGACGAGATCCGCGTGGGTGGCACCACCATCCGCCTGGAGAACCCGGCCGCGGTGGCGGCCGCCAACCTGGCCGTGGCCGTGGCCGGCACGGACGAGACGACCGAGAAGAACCCCGTGCTGGGCGCCCAGACGCCGGCCGTGGGCCTGGCGCAGGCCGCGGCGGCCGTGCCTCCCGCAGCGGCGGCCACGGGCGCGCTGGACGCGTCGTTCGCCGCCACGCAGCAGAACGCGGTGGCGCCCGCCGCCGAGCCCGTGCCCGTCGCTGTCGCCGCGCCCGCTGCTCCGGCGGTCGAGGCCGCGCCGCGCGTGCGCACCGTGCGCAAGTCGAAGTCCAATGGCCCCATGGGCGTGGGACTGCGCTTCGCGTGGGGTGACCAGCGCGTGGGCGAGTTCTTCATCCCGCCGGGGGCGAAGCGCGCGTTCACCGTGGGCAGCGCCTCGGACGTGGACTTCATCATGGGCGACGCGAAGCTGGGCGCCCCCAAGTTCGAGGTGCTGCGCGCCGACGGGCAGTCCTTCTCCGTGCGCTTCACGGGCAAGATGAAGGGCGAGCTGACCCGCAAGGGCGACACGAAGGACCTCAAGGAGGTCATCGAGTCCGGCAAGGCCTCGCACGAGGGTGACGCGTACACGGTGACGCTGGACGCGGAGGACTTCCTCTGGGTGGACCTGGGCGGCGTCACGCTCGAGGCCGCCTTCCAGCCGGTGCCCAAGCGCGTGGTGGCGCCGATTGGCGAGTCGCTGGACTACACGGCGCTCAACATCTTCCTGGTGATGTTCTTCGCGGCGACCGCGTTCGTCATCACCGCCATGAACCGCCCCGGCGACGACGACATGTACGCGGACGAGCTGTCCGCGGACAACGCCCGCATCGCCAAGCTCATCATCAAGCCCCCCGAGGCCCAGAAGAACAAGTTCCTCGAGCGCCTCAACCAGCAGAAGGAGGCGAAGAAGAGCGGCGAGATGGCCGCCAAGAGCCGCGGCGAAGAAGGGCAGATGGGCAAGAAGGACGCGGCCAAGACGAACAACCGCACCGCACCCAAGGGCGACCCGAGCAAGAAGGACGAGGCCCGCGCGCTGACGGCCAAGATTTTCGGCTCCGGCAAGGGCGGCATCTCCACCGTCTTCGGCAAGAATGGCCTGGGCGGCGACCTGAAGAGCGCCATGGGCAACATGTTCGGCGCCAAGGCGGGTGACTCGGGCGGCTTCGGCGGCCTGGGCCTGCGCGGTGGCGGCGGTGGCGGCGGCGGCACGGGTGACTCCGTCGGCATCGGCGCCGTCGGCACCAAGGGCCGTGGCGGCGGTACCGGCACCTACGGCAACGGCGTGGGCGTGCTGGGAGGCAAGCAGAGCGTGGACGTGGGCATCACCTCGTCCGAGCCGGAGGTCATGGGCTCGCTGGACAAGGAGCTCATCCGCAAGGTCATCCAGATGAACCGCGGGCAGATCCGCTACTGCTACGAGAGCCTGCTCAACCGCTTCCCGAAGCTGGGCGGCAAGGTGTCCGTGAAGTTCGTCATCACCGGCACCGGCTCGGTGGCGTCGTCCTCGGTGGCCCAGTCCACCGCGGGCAACGCGGAGCTGGAGACGTGCGTGGCGGGCCGCGTGCGCACCTGGAAGTTCCCCGAGCCGAAGGGTGGCGGCGTGGTGGTCGTCACCTATCCGTTCATCTTCAAGCAGGCCGGCGAGTAA
- the cglE gene encoding adventurous gliding motility protein CglE, whose translation MKALAPLALCASFVLPLAASAQQSAPANGDRPAVTFDEIERGLYFAVMGGPLFLTNPPAPEGTPRPFSAGPMAQVEVGVDLGERLSLGVFIMGSSIRTSAEYVGNSGGAVSGDFSSMVPGVALRARLLGLADSQETKRTWFYLRAGGGLAMFSPKRLLPDSDILVFAGPGVEYYTRLRHFSVGLEVTGNYLVNGGSFGFAVAPNIRYAF comes from the coding sequence ATGAAAGCCCTCGCCCCCCTTGCCCTGTGCGCCTCGTTCGTCCTTCCCCTGGCCGCGAGCGCCCAGCAGTCCGCCCCCGCCAACGGGGACCGCCCCGCCGTCACCTTCGATGAAATCGAGCGGGGCCTGTACTTCGCGGTGATGGGTGGCCCGTTGTTCCTCACCAACCCGCCGGCCCCCGAGGGCACTCCGCGGCCGTTCTCCGCGGGCCCCATGGCGCAGGTGGAGGTGGGCGTGGACCTGGGCGAGCGCCTCTCCCTGGGCGTGTTCATCATGGGCTCCAGCATCCGGACGAGCGCCGAGTACGTCGGCAACTCGGGCGGTGCGGTGTCCGGTGACTTCTCGTCGATGGTGCCCGGCGTGGCCCTGCGTGCGCGCCTGCTGGGCCTGGCGGACAGCCAGGAAACGAAGCGCACGTGGTTCTACCTCCGCGCCGGCGGAGGCCTCGCGATGTTCTCGCCGAAGCGTCTCCTTCCTGATTCCGACATTCTTGTGTTTGCCGGGCCCGGAGTGGAGTACTACACAAGGCTGCGCCACTTTTCCGTGGGGCTCGAGGTAACGGGGAACTATCTCGTTAACGGAGGCTCCTTCGGGTTCGCGGTGGCGCCGAACATTCGCTACGCGTTCTAG
- a CDS encoding DEAD/DEAH box helicase — protein sequence MPQENGSGGPRPGGRGRDGGAPGQGPRRDGPGGGGFGGGGFGGGRGGPGGPGGRDGGRGRGDGRGRRDRDEGPVGPGQRVIAELSTLEKALSKTDFTAEKGPLQAIVRSLRPMRLKSLEDLDLNTRGRLITTLLRVQRQPKPPAPEASAAPAEGAAPAEAPAEAAAPVEGEAAAPAEGAAPAEGEAAAPAEAAAPAAPAVDPAKEKFDAWTDVMFLVGQAWRAAGDRERAESAFSASGRQPGPETEEPAAAPRSEERPPRGDRPERGERRERGERGARPERGERPERAARPERPPRGERPERGPRPERPERGERPLPELTGDWQEQVKQLEAMGRTRDAGRLHERNNSFAEAARLFEQGGDLKSALRNALAGGNNDIARRLVGTLPPDQLAPTLEKAGAYELLMEHYVGKGDFENVARLYERARQFDQAALAYERAGKLTLARKSYERSRDMASANRIRGLEVKSLVERGDRLGAATLLAAVGQRREAVEVLSPLPPPKAFHFMQRLKLDDEAKELAQKELARAEAEQKPAGRARWLELLGDTAAAAEAWEGAGRKDKALPLHEKLGNLTRAAALAEELQQRDKAVALYTQMGDTAGVERAKALPEAPAVAPAPASDAADGGEGGEGGETPPAAPSAE from the coding sequence GTGCCTCAGGAGAATGGAAGCGGTGGGCCGCGCCCCGGTGGGCGTGGTCGTGACGGGGGTGCGCCGGGCCAGGGTCCGCGCCGTGATGGCCCGGGAGGCGGTGGTTTTGGCGGCGGCGGCTTCGGCGGCGGCCGTGGTGGCCCCGGCGGTCCTGGCGGTCGAGACGGAGGCCGCGGGCGCGGTGATGGCCGTGGTCGCAGAGACCGCGATGAGGGTCCGGTCGGTCCCGGCCAGCGCGTCATCGCCGAGCTGAGCACCCTGGAGAAGGCGCTCTCGAAGACGGACTTCACGGCGGAGAAGGGGCCGCTGCAGGCCATCGTCCGCTCGCTGCGGCCCATGCGCCTGAAGTCCCTGGAGGATCTGGACCTCAACACGCGTGGCCGCCTCATCACCACGCTGTTGCGCGTGCAGCGCCAGCCGAAGCCGCCCGCCCCCGAGGCGTCGGCTGCTCCGGCGGAAGGTGCCGCACCGGCGGAGGCTCCGGCCGAGGCTGCTGCTCCCGTCGAGGGAGAGGCCGCTGCTCCGGCCGAGGGTGCCGCTCCCGCCGAGGGAGAGGCTGCTGCTCCGGCCGAGGCCGCCGCACCCGCGGCGCCCGCGGTGGACCCGGCGAAGGAGAAGTTCGACGCCTGGACGGACGTCATGTTCCTGGTGGGCCAGGCCTGGCGTGCGGCGGGTGACCGTGAGCGCGCCGAGTCGGCCTTCAGCGCCAGCGGCCGCCAGCCCGGCCCGGAGACCGAGGAGCCCGCTGCGGCGCCCCGGTCCGAGGAGCGTCCTCCTCGCGGCGACCGTCCCGAGCGGGGCGAGCGTCGTGAGCGCGGAGAGCGTGGGGCCCGTCCCGAGCGGGGCGAGCGTCCCGAGCGCGCCGCGCGTCCGGAGCGTCCGCCCCGGGGCGAGCGTCCCGAGCGCGGCCCCCGTCCGGAGCGTCCCGAGCGGGGCGAGCGTCCGCTGCCCGAGCTGACGGGCGACTGGCAGGAGCAGGTGAAGCAGTTGGAGGCCATGGGTCGCACGCGCGACGCGGGCCGCCTGCACGAGCGCAACAACTCGTTCGCCGAGGCCGCGCGCCTGTTCGAGCAGGGTGGGGACCTCAAGAGCGCCCTGCGCAACGCCCTGGCCGGTGGCAACAACGACATCGCGCGCCGGCTGGTGGGCACGCTGCCCCCGGACCAGCTCGCTCCCACGCTGGAGAAGGCCGGCGCCTACGAGCTCCTCATGGAGCACTACGTGGGCAAGGGCGACTTCGAGAACGTGGCCCGGCTGTACGAGCGCGCGCGCCAGTTCGACCAGGCGGCGCTCGCCTACGAGCGTGCCGGAAAGCTCACCCTGGCGCGCAAGTCGTACGAGCGCTCCCGGGACATGGCCAGCGCCAACCGCATCCGCGGGCTCGAGGTGAAGAGCCTGGTGGAGCGCGGTGACAGGCTCGGCGCCGCCACGCTGCTGGCGGCCGTGGGGCAGCGCCGCGAGGCCGTGGAGGTGCTCAGCCCGCTGCCTCCGCCCAAGGCCTTCCACTTCATGCAGCGCCTGAAGCTGGACGACGAGGCGAAGGAGCTGGCCCAGAAGGAACTGGCCCGCGCCGAGGCGGAGCAGAAGCCGGCGGGCCGCGCCCGGTGGCTGGAGCTGCTCGGCGACACCGCCGCCGCCGCCGAGGCCTGGGAGGGCGCCGGCCGCAAGGACAAGGCGCTTCCTCTGCACGAGAAGCTCGGCAACCTCACGCGCGCCGCCGCGCTCGCGGAGGAGCTGCAGCAGCGCGACAAGGCCGTCGCCCTCTACACGCAGATGGGCGACACCGCCGGTGTGGAGCGGGCCAAGGCCCTTCCGGAAGCGCCGGCCGTGGCTCCGGCTCCCGCCTCTGACGCGGCGGACGGTGGAGAGGGCGGAGAGGGCGGCGAGACTCCTCCGGCCGCTCCCTCGGCTGAGTAG